In one window of Rhinoderma darwinii isolate aRhiDar2 chromosome 7, aRhiDar2.hap1, whole genome shotgun sequence DNA:
- the LOC142656996 gene encoding uncharacterized protein LOC142656996, whose protein sequence is MSPLEWEPLFAVTFHSVSWGFLNGKKTFYKIKDILRKRFGNVKVSIISFGPGSVITDLQILFSNGTAVPLNITEIQQLFEEVRRTGMLGNLTVDPFSIIFNGTTLFVPTNTQSMTTSSTSEPTTNSIASTAPELTTTPGITTPEVTTTPDTSTPEGTPTPDTATPEVTTTPGITTPEGITTPDTSTPEGTPTPDTTTPEITTTPGTTTPEGTTTPDTTTPEGTTTPGTTTPEGTPTPDTTTPEITTTPGTTTPEGTTTPDTATPEVTTTPGITTPEGTTTPDTTTPEGTTTSDTSTPEGTTTPDITTPEVTTTPDTSTPETSTPEGTPTPDTTTPEITTTPGTTIPEGTTTPDTATPEVTTTPGTTTPEGTTTPGTSTPEGTSTPDTSTPEGTTTPDTTTPGITPTPDTTTPEVTTTPGTTTPEVTTTQGTTISEFTTTSGTTTPEVTTTPGTTTSEVTTTPGTTTPQVTTTPGTTTSKVTTTPESTTPEVTTAQGTTISEFTTTPGTTAPEVTTTPGTTTSEVTTTQGTTTPEVATTLGTTTSQVPTTLGTTSSEVTTTPGTTTPEVTTTQGTTTPEVPTTLGTTTPEVTTTQGTTTPEVPTTLGTTTSQVPTTVGTTSSEVTTTPGTTTPEVTTTQGTTTPKVPTTIGTTTPEVTTTQGTTTPEVTTTPGTTTPEGTTTPDTTTPEVTTTPGTITPAVTTTPDTTTPEVTTTPGTTTSEVTTTPGTTTSEVTTTPGTTTPEVTTTPGTATPEVTTTPDTTTPEVTTTQGTTISEFTTTPGTTAPEVTTTPGTTTSEVTTTPGTTTPEVTTTQGTTTPEVTTTQGTTTPEVPTTLGTTTPEVTTTQGTTTPEVPTTLGTTTSQVTTTPGITTSEVTTTPGTTTSEITTTQGTTTPEVTTTPGTTSSEVTTTPGTTTPEVTTTQGTTTPEVPTTLGTTTPEVTITQGTRTPEETTTPEVTTTPDTTTPKVTTTQGNTTPEVTTTPGTTTPEGTTTPDTITPEITTTQGTTTPKVTTTPGITTPEVTTTPGITTPEVTTTLGTTTPEVPTIPRATTTPKVTTTTPQVTTTPSYTTTTEVTTTPSASTTSEVTTTPGTTTREVTTTPGTTTTPEVSTMPGATTITEVTPTTSEDTTTPSPITTPEVTTPSATTTPEVTTTPGMTRPQLITTPGTTTPEITTTPGTTTPVVTTTPSPTTTLEVTTTPSATTITKVITTPSSTISEVTTTPGTTTPEVTNTQDTTTTPEVTTIPVTTTPKVTPTQSAATMPEVTTATPQVNITTPQVTTTPSPTKTPEVTTRTPQATILSATTTPIVATTTPEFTTTTPSATTIPEASTKTPEITNITTEVTTTPSVTTAETMTAPSATTTQPLRSTEPGISTVPTTNYEPSTNTLMTIDTMTTTTSTVRSAPVITGGPGKQIITNMTFLLPEEVFTDDLYDNRTMRYQTLKADIENQINTILERKFGKTVTTVVSFSQEDLRYSVKEVDTHEGHSNRGCSGRSHTMALVLEGVQMSL, encoded by the exons ATGAGTCCGCTGGAGTGGGAGCCGCTCTTTGCAGTTACTTTCCACTCTGTGTCCTGGGGGTTCcttaatggtaaaaaaacattctATAAG ATAAAGGACATACTAAGGAAAAGATTTGGAAATGTGAAAGTATCTATAATCTCATTCGG ACCTGGATCAGTGATCACCGACTTACAAATCCTTTTTTCCAATGGCACTGCGGTCCCTCTGAATATAACAGAAATCCAACAGCTGTTTGAGGAAGTGAGGAGGACGGGCATGCTTGGAAATCTTACAGTAGATCCTTTCAGCATCATATTTAATG gTACAACACTATTTGTACCAACAAATACTCAGTCAATGACAACTTCCAGCACATCTGAACCTACCACCAATTCAATAGCCAGCACAGCTCCTGAACTCACCACCACTCCAGGCATCACAACTCCTGAAGTAACCACTACACCagacacctcaactcctgaaggcacccctacaccagacaccgcAACTCCTGAAGTAACCACTACACCAGGCATCACAACTCCTGAAGGCATCACTACACCagacacctcaactcctgaaggcacccctacaccagacaccacaaCTCCTGAAATAACCACTACACCAGGCACCACAACTCCTGAAGGCaccactacaccagacaccacaactcctgaaggcaccactacaccaggcaccacaactcctgaaggcacccctacaccagacaccacaaCTCCTGAAATAACCACTACACCAGGCACCACAACTCCTGAAG gcACCACTACACCAGACACCGCAACTCCTGAAGTAACCACTACACCAGGCATCACAACTCCTGAAGGCaccactacaccagacaccaCAACTCCTGAAGGCACCACTACATCAGACACTTCAACTCCTGAAGGCACCACTACACCAGACATCACAACTCCTGAAGTCACCACTACACCagacacctcaactcctgaa acctcaactcctgaaggcacccctacaccagacaccacaaCTCCTGAAATAACCACTACACCAGGCACCACAATTCCTGAAG gcACCACTACACCAGACACCGCAACTCCTGAAGTAACCACTACACCAGGTACCACAACTCCTGAAGGCACCACTACACCaggcacctcaactcctgaaggcACCAGTACACCagacacctcaactcctgaaggcaccactacaccagacaccaCAACTCCTGGAATAacccctacaccagacaccacaaCTCCTGAAGTCACCACTACACCAGGCACCACAACTCCTGAAGTCACCACTACACAAGGCACCACAATTTCTGAATTCACCACTACATCAGGCACCACAACTCCTGAGGTCACCACTACACCAGGCACCACAACTTCTGAAGTCACCACTACACCAGGCACCACAACTCCCCAAGTAACCACTACACCAGGCACCACAACTTCTAAAGTAACCACTACACCAGAATCCACAACTCCTGAAGTCACCACTGCACAAGGCACCACAATTTCTGAATTCACCACTACACCAGGCACCACAGCTCCTGAGGTCACCACTACACCAGGCACCACAACTTCTGAAGTAACCACTACTCAAGGAACTACAACTCCTGAAGTCGCCACTACACTAGGAACCACAACTTCTCAAGTCCCCACTACACTAGGAACCACAAGTTCTGAAGTCACCACTACACCAGGCACCACAACTCCTGAAGTAACCACTACACAAGGAACTACAACTCCTGAAGTCCCCACTACACTAGGAACCACAACTCCTGAAGTAACCACTACACAAGGAACTACAACTCCTGAAGTCCCCACTACACTAGGAACCACAACTTCTCAAGTCCCCACTACAGTAGGAACCACAAGTTCTGAAGTCACCACTACACCAGGCACCACAACTCCTGAAGTAACCACTACACAAGGAACTACAACTCCTAAAGTCCCCACTACAATAGGAACCACAACTCCTGAAGTAACCACTACACAAGGAACCACAACTCCTGAAGTAACCACTACACCAGGCACCACAACTCCTGAAGGCaccactacaccagacaccaCAACTCCTGAAGTCACCACTACACCAGGCACAATAACTCCTGCAGTAaccactacaccagacaccaCAACTCCTGAAGTCACCACTACACCAGGCACCACAACTTCTGAAGTTACCACTACACCAGGCACCACAACTTCTGAAGTCACCACTACACCAGGCACCACAACTCCTGAAGTAACCACTACACCAGGCACcgcaactcctgaagtcactactACACCAGACACCACAACTCCTGAAGTCACCACTACACAAGGCACCACAATTTCTGAATTCACCACTACACCAGGCACCACAGCTCCTGAGGTCACCACTACACCAGGCACCACAACTTCTGAAGTCACCACTACACCAGGCACCACAACTCCTGAAGTAACCACTACACAAGGAACTACAACTCCTGAAGTCACCACTACACAAGGAACTACAACTCCTGAAGTCCCCACTACACTAGGAACCACAACTCCTGAAGTAACCACTACACAAGGAACTACAACTCCTGAAGTCCCCACTACACTAGGAACCACAACTTCTCAAGTCACCACTACACCAGGCATCACAACTTCTGAAGTCACCACTACACCAGGTACCACAACTTCTGAAATAACCACTACACAAGGAACTACAACTCCTGAGGTCACCACTACACCAGGCACCACAAGTTCTGAAGTCACCACTACACCAGGCACCACAACTCCTGAAGTAACCACTACACAAGGAACTACAACTCCTGAAGTCCCCACTACACTAGGAACCACAACTCCTGAAGTCACCATTACACAAGGCACCAGAACTCCTGAAGAAACCACTACACCAGAAGTCACTACTACACCAGACACTACAACTCCTAAAGTCACCACTACACAAGGCAACACAACTCCTGAAGTCACCACTACACCAGGCACCACAACTCCTGAAGGCaccactacaccagacaccatAACTCCTGAAATAACCACTACCCAAGGCACCACAACTCCTAAAGTCACCACTACACCAGGCATCACAACTCCTGAAGTCACCACTACACCAGGCATCACAACTCCTGAAGTTACCACTACTCTAGGTACCACAACTCCTGAAGTTCCCACAATCCCAAGGGCGACCACAACACCAAAAGTCACTACTACAACACCTCAAGTCACCACCACACCAAGTTACACCACAACAACTGAAGTCACCACCACGCCAAGTGCCAGCACAACATCTGAAGTAACCACTACACCAGGCACCACAACTCGTGAAGTAACCACTACACCAGGCACAACCACAACTCCTGAAGTCTCCACCATGCCAGGGGCCACCACAATAACAGAAGTCACTCCTACAACATCTGAAGATACCACCACACCAAGTCCCATCACAACACCTGAAGTCACCACACCAAGTGCCACCACAACACCTGAAGTAACCACTACACCAGGCATGACTAGACCTCAATTAATCACTACACCAGGCACGACAACACCTGAAATAACCACTACACCAGGTACCACAACACCTGTAGTAACCACCACACCAAGTCCCACCACAACACTTGAAGTCACCACTACTCCAAGTGCCACCACAATAACTAAAGTCATCACAACACCAAGTTCTACCATATCTGAAGTAACCACAACACCAGGCACCACAACACCTGAAGTAACCAATACACAAGACACCACCACAACTCCTGAAGTCACCACCATACCAGTCACCACAACACCTAAAGTAACCCCTACACAAAgtgcagccacaatgccagaagtCACTACTGCAACACCTCAAGTCAACATTACAACACCTCAAGTCACCACAACACCAAGTCCCAccaaaactcctgaagtcactactAGAACACCTCAAGCCACTATACTAAGTGCCACAACAACACCTATAGTTGCCACCACAACACCTGAATTTACTACCACAACACCAAGTGCCACTACAATACCAGAAGCTTCTACTAAAACACCTGAAATCACTAATATAACAACCGAAGTCACCACTACGCCAAGTGTTACAACTGCTGAGACCATGACTGCACCAAGTGCCACCACAACACAACCTTTAAGAAGCACTGAGCCTGGAATTAGCACCGTTCCTACAACTAATTATGAGCCTTCAACCAACACCTTAATGACAATAGACACAATGACTACCACAACCTCTACAGTAAGGTCTGCACCAGTGATTACTGGGGGTCCTGGAAAACAGATCATAACGAATATGACTTTTTTACTACCCGAGGAAGTATTCACAGACGATTTATACGACAATCGCACAATGAGATATCAAACACTAAAAGCAGATATAGAGAATCAG ATAAATACAATCCTAGAAAGAAAGTTTGGAAAGACGGTGACAACTGTGGTCAGCTTTAG TCAAGAGGACTTGAGATATTCAGTGAAAGAAGTGGACACCCATGAAGGGCATAGCAATAGGGGTTGCAGTGGTCGCAGTCATACTATGGCCCTGGTGCTTGAGGGAGTCCAAATGTCCCTCTGA
- the LOC142656997 gene encoding uncharacterized protein LOC142656997 — translation MKLTTTEQPTTTEKSTIKESTTIEPTITTTEPPKTTTTEQSTEPTTNPITLTEQKATEPPTSIETTTIEPTTTTESLTTTTKPTTTTTTTTTIEPTTTTEVPTTTQPTATKPQTITTDQPTTTEISTTKESTTIKPTTTITEPQTTTKPTTKREQSTTEPNTNTITLTEQTATEPPTSIETTTTEPTTTTTEPLTKTTTIEPTTTPEVLTTTQPAATKPQTITTEQPATTKPGTITQPPTTEPSTTTEPPTTTEPMTITEPSTNTEPATTTEPTTTTTKPTTTTESTTTPESKTTTEPATTTEVPTTTEPPSTSQPLTTTKPITIKEPRTEALSIEPSTTTYPETTTEPQTIEPTTITEPATTTDSLTTTEQTATEPATTTEPPKTTEPTTTTEQPTSTKPTTITEPPTTTKPLTTIEPPTTTYPEITTVPPTIEPTTITEPATTTESITTTEPPTTTEPASTTDPPITTKPPTTTEPMTITEPSTTTEPTTTTKPTTTTEPTTTPEPTTTTEPTTTRKPSTTTEPTTTEPPTTIETLTTTKPTTMTVQTTAIETATAELTTTTEPLTITNPTTTTTTTIEPTTTTASTEVPTTTEPTTTKPLTTTTQQQTTTKPSTIEPTTITEPATTTEPSATTEPTTTTEPSTTTKPSTTTQLTTAPESRTTTIPATTTEGPTTTEPPTTTEPPTTTKPLTMTVQITATETPTTIETTTTNQTTTTVPLATTNPTTTTIEPTTTSATKEAPATTQSTSTKPPLTTTTEQQTTRKPTTIIEHPTTIEPLTTTEPPTSTYLETTTEPPTIEPTTITEPATSIEPATSIEPPTTEPTTNTEPMITTEPSTTPEPTTTTEPTNTKLTTTTEATTTPESTTTTEAPTTTEPKTTSEATTTTEPSTTPEPTTTIEPMTTTEPSTTPEPTTTTEPTTTKLTTTTEATTTPESTTTMEAPTTTAPKTTSEATTTTEPSTTTEPTTTAEPTMTKPSTTTEPTTTPEPTTTTEPIQTTKLTTTEPSKTTEPTTTPAEPIQSIKLTTNTEPTTRERTTTTEASTTTEPTTTTQPPKTTEPITTTEPTTTREPTITTKPATTTKTPTTPEPTTATKPATTTEPTTTTKPATTTKPATTTEALTARELTATTEALTTTTTTTTTTTEPTTMTQPTITIQPPTTTTEPPTTTLNIISTVKSEKLTESPPNSNEMGNITANMTIKLTEEVFENDLTNRSSERYQQLQRYIGQDVSTTIISLDIPDEVEG, via the coding sequence ATGAAACTAACAACAACAGAGCAACCAACAACCACAGAGAAATCAACAATTAAAGAGTCAACAACTATAGAGCCAACTATCACAACCACAGAGCCACCAAAAACTACAACGACAGAGCAATCGACAGAGCCAACCACAAACCCTATAACATTGACAGAACAAAAAGCCACTGAGCCACCAACCAGTATAGAGACAACAACTATAGAGCCAACAACTACCACAGAGTcattaacaacaacaacaaagccaacaacaacaacaacaacaacaacaaccatagAGCCAACAACAACCACAGAAGTACCAACGACTACTCAGccaacagccacaaagccacaaaCAATAACAACAGATCAACCAACAACCACAGAGATATCAACAACTAAAGAGTCAACAACTATAAAGCCAACTACCACAATCACAGAGCCACAAACAACTACCAAACCTACAACAAAGAGAGAGCAATCAACCACAGAGCCAAACACAAACACTATAACATTAACAGAACAAACAGCCACTGAGCCACCAACCAGTATAGAGACAACAACTACAGAGCCAACAACAACCACCACAGAGCCATTAACAAAAACAACAACCATAGAGCCAACAACAACCCCAGAAGTACTAACGACTACACAGCCAGCAGCCACAAAGCCACAAACAATAACAACAGAGCAACCAGCAACCACAAAGCCTGGAACAATTACACAACCCCCAACAACAGAGCCATCAACAACTACAGAACCTCCAACAACCACAGAGCCAATGACCATCACAGAGCCTTCAACAAATACAGAACCTGCAACAACCACAGAACCAACAACAACAACTACAAAACCCACAACAACCACAGAATCTACAACAACTCCAGAATCTAAAACAACCACAGAACCTGCAACAACCACAGAGGTTCCAACAACTACAGAACCTCCATCAACCTCACAGCCACTAACCACCACAAAGCCTATAACAATTAAAGAACCTCGAACAGAGGCTCTGTCTATAGAACCTTCAACAACCACATATCCAGAAACAACCACAGAACCTCAGACTATAGAACCTACAACAATCACAGAACCTGCAACAACCACCGATTCTCTAACAACCACGGAACAAACAGCCACTGAGCCAGCAACCACCACAGAGCCTCCCAAAACTACAGAGCCAACAACTACAACAGAGCAACCAACAAGCACAAAGCCTACAACAATTACAGAACCTCCAACAACAACAAAGCCTCTGACAACTATAGAACCTCCAACAACCACCTATCCAGAAATAACCACGGTGCCTCCAACTATAGAACCTACAACAATCACAGAACCTGCAACAACCACAGAATCTATAACAACCACAGAACCTCCAACAACCACAGAGCCAGCATCCACCACAGATCCTCCAATAACTACAAAACCTCCAACAACCACAGAGCCAATGACCATCACAGAACCTTCTACAACTACAGAACCTACAACAACCACAAAACCCACAACAACCACAGAACCAACAACAACTCCAGAACCTACAACAACCACAGAACCAACAACAACAAGAAAGCCATCAACAACCACAGAACCTACAACTACAGAACCTCCAACAACCATAGAGACACTAACTACCACAAAGCCTACAACAATGACAGTACAAACAACAGCCATTGAGACAGCAACTGCAGAGCTAACAACTACCACAGAGCCATTAACAATAACAAatccaacaacaacaacaacaacaaccatagAGCCAACAACAACAACAGCATCTACAGAAGTACCAACGACCACAGAGCCAACAACCACAAAGCCACTGACAACTACAACACAGCAACAAACAACCACAAAGCCTTCAACTATAGAACCTACAACAATCACAGAACCTGCAACCACCACAGAGCCTTCAGCAACTACTGAACCTACAACAACCACAGAACCAtcaacaaccacaaagccctcaacaACCACACAACTTACAACAGCTCCAGAATCTAGAACAACCACAATACCTGCAACAACCACAGAGGGTCCAACAACTACAGAACCTCCAACAACCACGGAGCCACCAACAACCACAAAGCCGTTAACAATGACAGTACAAATAACAGCCACTGAGACACCAACCACTATAGAAACAACAACTACCAACCAAACAACAACCACAGTGCCATTAGCAACAACAAATCCAACAACAACAACCATAGAGCCAACAACAACATCAGCAACTAAAGAAGCACCAGCGACTACACAGTCAACAAGCACAAAGCCACCACTAACAACTACAACAGAGCAACAAACAACCCGAAAGCCTACAACAATTATAGAACACCCAACAACAATAGAGCCTCTGACAACTACAGAACCTCCAACATCCACATATCTAGAAACAACCACAGAGCCTCCAACTATAGAACCTACAACAATCACAGAACCTGCAACATCCATAGAGCCAGCAACCAGCATAGAGCCTCCAACTACAGAACCTACAACAAACACAGAGCCAATGATCACCACAGAGCCTTCAACAACCCCAGAACCTACAACAACCACAGAACCAACAAATACAAAACTTACAACAACCACAGAAGCTACAACAACTCCAGAATCTACAACAACCACAGAGGCTCCAACAACTACAGAACCTAAAACAACCTCAGAGGCAACAACCACCACAGAGCCTTCAACAACTCCAGAACCTACAACAACCATAGAGCCAATGACCACCACAGAGCCTTCAACAACTCCAGAACCTACAACAACCACAGAACCAACAACGACAAAACTTACAACAACCACAGAAGCTACAACAACTCCAGAATCTACAACAACCATGGAGGCTCCAACAACTACAGCACCTAAAACAACCTCAGAGGCAACGACCACCACAGAGCCTTCAACAACTACAGAACCTACAACAACAGCAGAACCAACAATGACAAAACCCTCAACAACCACAGAACCTACAACAACTCCAGAACCTACAACAACCACAGAGCCAATTCAAACCACAAAACTTACAACCACAGAGCCTTCAAAAACGACAGAACCTACAACAACACCAGCAGAACCAATTCAAAGCATAAAACTTACAACAAACACAGAACCTACAACTAGAGAACGTACAACAACCACTGAGGCTTCAACAACAACAGAACCTACTACAACCACACAGCCTCCAAAAACCACAGAACCAATTACCACCACAGAACCTACAACAACAAGAGAACCTACAATAACCACAAAACCTGCAACAACCACAAAGACTCCAACAACCCCAGAACCTACAACAGCCACAAAACCAGCAACAACCACAGAACCTACAACAACCACAAAACCTGCAACAACCACGAAACCTGCAACAACCACAGAGGCTCTAACAGCAAGAGAACTTACAGCAACCACAGAGGctctaacaacaacaacaacaacaacaacaacaaccacaGAACCTACAACAATGACACAACCTACTATAACCATACAGCCTCCAACGACAACAACAGAGCCACCAACAACTACATTGAATATAATCAGCACTGTTAAATCTGAAAAATTAACTGAAAGTCCTCCAAATAGTAATGAGATGGGTAATATAACAGCAAATATGACTATTAAATTAACTGAGGAAGTATTTGAAAATGATCTTACTAATCGCAGCTCTGAGAGATACCAGCAGCTACAGAGATACATAGGGCAAGATGTGAGTACCACTATTATATCTCTAGATATACCTGATGAGGTAGAAGGTTAA